The following proteins are encoded in a genomic region of candidate division WOR-3 bacterium:
- the ispH gene encoding 4-hydroxy-3-methylbut-2-enyl diphosphate reductase has product MGFKIYLAKPRGFCAGVERAIEILDLALKKFGPPIYVRHAIVHNEKVVKEFEKRGAIFVEDIEKIPEESILIFSAHGVSPEIREKAKRKKLKVIDATCPLVTKVHLEAKYYAKNDYLILLIGHKNHVEVQGTLGEAPDKIIVIEKKEDIDKLDGKKFEKIAILTQTTLSVDDTKDLITEIQKRFKNIVKPKADDICYATQNRQDMVKRLAPFTDIFLVIGSQKSSNSNRLKEIAEKYGAKAYLINDKSEIPLKEIENIKSLGITSGASTPESLVQEIIEELKKYGAEEVIEIRGIEENIKFSLPLELESF; this is encoded by the coding sequence ATGGGATTTAAAATTTATCTTGCGAAACCAAGAGGCTTTTGTGCAGGTGTTGAAAGAGCAATAGAAATACTTGACCTTGCTTTGAAAAAATTTGGTCCCCCTATTTATGTAAGGCATGCAATTGTTCATAATGAGAAGGTGGTTAAGGAATTTGAAAAAAGAGGGGCAATATTTGTTGAGGATATTGAAAAAATTCCAGAGGAAAGTATTTTGATATTTTCAGCTCATGGTGTTTCCCCGGAAATCAGGGAAAAGGCAAAGAGAAAAAAATTAAAAGTAATAGATGCTACATGCCCGCTTGTTACAAAAGTTCATCTTGAGGCAAAGTATTATGCAAAAAATGATTATTTAATTCTTTTAATAGGTCATAAAAACCATGTGGAAGTTCAGGGAACCCTGGGTGAAGCACCTGATAAAATAATTGTTATTGAAAAAAAAGAAGACATAGATAAACTTGATGGAAAAAAATTTGAAAAAATAGCAATATTAACACAAACAACTCTTTCAGTTGATGATACGAAGGATTTAATTACGGAAATTCAGAAAAGATTTAAAAATATAGTTAAACCAAAAGCAGATGATATATGCTACGCAACCCAAAACAGACAGGACATGGTAAAGAGATTAGCTCCTTTTACCGATATATTTCTTGTTATAGGATCGCAAAAAAGCTCAAATTCAAATAGATTAAAGGAAATAGCAGAAAAATATGGAGCAAAGGCATACCTTATAAATGATAAAAGTGAAATTCCCTTGAAAGAAATTGAAAATATAAAATCACTTGGCATAACCTCAGGTGCTTCAACACCAGAGAGTCTTGTTCAGGAAATTATTGAGGAATTAAAAAAATATGGTGCTGAAGAGGTTATTGAAATAAGGGGAATAGAAGAAAATATTAAATTTTCCCTACCTTTAGAACTTGAATCTTTTTGA
- a CDS encoding winged helix-turn-helix domain-containing protein, whose translation MEEKILEILKKEGKPMRPSDIAKKVGMDQKEVSKILSKLKKEGKVIIPKRCYYSVK comes from the coding sequence ATGGAAGAAAAAATTTTAGAAATTCTAAAAAAAGAGGGAAAACCAATGAGACCTTCTGATATTGCAAAAAAAGTAGGAATGGACCAAAAGGAAGTTTCAAAAATCTTATCAAAACTGAAAAAGGAAGGAAAAGTTATAATACCAAAAAGGTGCTATTATTCAGTAAAATGA
- a CDS encoding Rrf2 family transcriptional regulator, giving the protein MRIKRETDYAIRTILYMSQNHKKIYSVKEISQKTLVPKEFLSKIIQKLKKNRILKSIRGIKGGYSLTKKPEEISLLDIILIFEKSLAMNICAVEKKYCNLSNICSVHPVWVEIRKYVEKKLKKENFYKLAKRYKKIL; this is encoded by the coding sequence ATGAGAATAAAAAGGGAAACGGATTATGCGATAAGAACAATTCTTTATATGAGTCAGAATCATAAAAAAATTTATAGTGTAAAGGAAATATCACAAAAAACACTTGTTCCAAAAGAATTTCTTTCAAAGATAATCCAGAAACTTAAAAAAAATAGAATATTGAAATCAATAAGAGGTATAAAGGGAGGTTATTCTTTAACAAAGAAACCAGAGGAAATTTCTCTCCTTGATATTATATTAATTTTTGAAAAATCTCTTGCAATGAACATCTGCGCCGTAGAAAAAAAGTACTGCAATCTTTCAAACATATGCTCAGTACATCCCGTATGGGTTGAGATAAGAAAATATGTTGAGAAAAAATTAAAAAAAGAAAATTTTTATAAACTTGCAAAAAGATATAAAAAAATTTTATAA
- a CDS encoding S8 family serine peptidase, with protein MKIFLFLFFLLSSNYKKDEVVVICEDGLKTEVLNLISEKGFKISYVSKYLPFFVVKFDPEKEDIENVIEKLKNLKGVKRVTKNAILRPFYIPNDPYYPYQWHFKKIGMETAWNFGFGSSSIKVAVLDDGFAYRNGPIPPYEQNEVISSDGYYHIAPDLQGINIFALYDFYHNDPYPDPSSPHGTHVLGTIAQTTDNNIGVAGIAPSVSIILAQVLGPQGGSASQIAEGISFGVQNGAKIINMSLGGPPGDSTGMSVIHLALKNAYTQGVLLIAAAGNSSVSKISYPAGFKECIAVGATDYRDSLSYYSQYGFGLDIVAPGGDLTVDRNNDLYADGILQNTCYESQGKPRVDSFAYFFFQGTSMASPHVAGIAALCLSLDQYLTNLDLRRILTGTAVDLGKKGYDTIYGFGRISAEKAVSFSAQTQYIVYPGDADANGIVNEMDVLPLGIYFGLTGPARNLGDNFSPQPAQKWIPRMATFADCNGDGVINEQDVLTIGKNFGLTHPLNYFVNSFSTFIPEIEEKSDFFYLLYRASNNKEIKKFLSQLLNITYEESDGKIVIFERKIEADLKKIKIFDISGRKINYNNFIPYNYKGIFFILYNKKDKIDKEKRVIVK; from the coding sequence ATGAAAATATTTCTTTTTTTATTTTTCCTTTTAAGTTCAAATTATAAAAAAGATGAAGTAGTGGTAATATGTGAAGATGGTTTAAAAACTGAAGTTTTAAATCTGATTTCTGAAAAGGGTTTTAAAATTTCTTATGTGAGTAAATACCTTCCCTTTTTTGTTGTTAAATTTGATCCAGAAAAGGAAGATATTGAAAATGTAATAGAAAAATTGAAAAATTTAAAAGGTGTTAAAAGGGTAACAAAAAATGCCATCTTGAGACCTTTTTATATTCCTAATGACCCTTATTATCCTTATCAGTGGCACTTTAAAAAGATAGGAATGGAAACAGCCTGGAATTTTGGTTTTGGGAGTTCCTCAATTAAGGTTGCTGTGCTTGATGATGGATTTGCTTACAGAAATGGTCCTATTCCTCCCTATGAGCAAAATGAGGTTATTAGTTCTGATGGTTATTATCACATAGCACCTGATTTACAGGGAATAAATATTTTTGCTCTTTATGATTTTTACCATAATGACCCTTATCCTGACCCATCTTCACCTCATGGCACACATGTTTTGGGAACAATAGCACAGACTACTGATAACAATATAGGAGTTGCGGGGATTGCACCTTCTGTATCCATTATTCTTGCTCAGGTTTTAGGTCCTCAGGGTGGAAGTGCTTCACAGATTGCAGAGGGTATTTCCTTTGGTGTCCAGAATGGTGCAAAAATTATAAATATGAGTCTTGGAGGACCACCGGGAGATTCAACAGGAATGAGTGTTATACATCTTGCTTTAAAAAATGCTTACACTCAGGGTGTTTTATTAATAGCAGCTGCAGGCAATAGTTCTGTTTCAAAAATTTCTTATCCTGCTGGTTTTAAGGAATGTATTGCAGTGGGAGCAACAGATTACAGGGACTCCCTTTCCTATTATTCTCAATACGGTTTTGGTCTTGATATTGTAGCACCAGGAGGGGATTTAACTGTTGATAGAAATAATGATCTTTACGCAGATGGAATTTTACAGAATACATGTTACGAATCACAGGGAAAACCTCGTGTTGATTCCTTTGCTTACTTTTTCTTTCAAGGAACATCAATGGCTTCCCCTCATGTAGCTGGAATAGCAGCCCTTTGTCTTTCCCTTGACCAATATCTAACAAATCTTGATTTAAGGAGAATTTTGACCGGAACAGCAGTTGATCTTGGAAAAAAGGGTTATGATACAATTTATGGATTTGGAAGAATTTCTGCTGAAAAGGCAGTTTCCTTTTCTGCCCAAACTCAATACATTGTTTATCCAGGAGATGCTGATGCAAATGGAATTGTTAATGAAATGGATGTCTTACCTCTTGGAATTTACTTTGGTTTAACAGGACCTGCAAGGAACCTTGGGGATAATTTTTCCCCACAGCCTGCACAGAAATGGATTCCAAGAATGGCTACTTTTGCCGATTGTAACGGTGATGGAGTAATAAATGAACAGGATGTTTTAACAATTGGTAAAAATTTTGGTCTAACTCATCCTTTAAATTATTTTGTAAATTCCTTTTCAACTTTTATTCCAGAAATTGAAGAAAAAAGTGATTTCTTTTATTTACTTTACAGAGCAAGTAATAATAAAGAAATAAAAAAATTTTTATCTCAACTTTTGAATATTACTTATGAAGAGTCAGATGGTAAAATAGTTATTTTTGAAAGGAAAATTGAAGCCGATTTAAAGAAAATAAAAATTTTTGATATTTCAGGAAGAAAAATAAATTATAATAATTTTATTCCTTACAATTATAAAGGTATTTTCTTTATTTTATATAATAAAAAAGATAAAATTGATAAGGAAAAAAGGGTGATTGTAAAATGA
- a CDS encoding glycosyltransferase family 4 protein encodes MEQEKEDLSFNFKKKLKILFISHEFNNYSNGEIKFIYNLALHFLEKGNEVHLLGFGADPEIIEKKAEFHRIKRIVERPIFLKSLIFLIFSTIFVLRNRKKFDLIHVSGPNIFTYHHINTCQFVHSVYKRYLKFFKVPLIRKIYDSFNYVFFSFLEKIIYKKSKIIIAVSEKIKKELINFAKVNPSKIEIIYNGINPSEFPFKSEKEKEELLKEYPSLKNKTIFLFTGDIKTNRKGVEFLIKAFRDLNDEAFLLIIGNEKNSPYPYLVKKLNLENKIKFLGFKKNISFYYRASDFFIFPSLYDPCPIVVFEAMKSLTPCIVSDKKFCGSAEIIENEKEGFIIKNPFNTHEIKEKILKAIKNKEKIKEMEKNIKEKIKKVYFENIFKKYEEIYYNLLS; translated from the coding sequence ATGGAGCAAGAGAAGGAGGACTTGAGTTTTAATTTCAAAAAAAAATTAAAAATTCTATTTATATCCCATGAATTTAATAACTATTCTAATGGTGAAATTAAGTTTATTTACAATTTAGCATTACACTTTTTAGAAAAAGGAAATGAGGTTCATCTTCTTGGTTTCGGTGCAGATCCTGAAATCATAGAAAAAAAAGCAGAATTTCACAGAATTAAAAGAATTGTTGAAAGACCAATTTTTTTAAAATCATTAATATTTCTTATTTTTTCAACAATCTTTGTTTTAAGAAATAGAAAAAAATTTGATCTGATTCATGTTTCAGGTCCAAATATTTTTACTTATCATCACATAAATACCTGTCAATTTGTTCATTCTGTTTACAAAAGATATTTAAAATTTTTTAAAGTTCCTTTGATAAGAAAAATTTATGACTCTTTCAATTATGTTTTTTTTTCTTTTCTTGAAAAAATTATTTACAAGAAATCAAAAATAATAATAGCTGTTTCTGAAAAAATAAAAAAAGAACTTATCAATTTCGCAAAAGTTAATCCTTCAAAAATTGAAATAATTTATAATGGCATTAATCCATCTGAATTTCCCTTTAAATCAGAAAAAGAAAAAGAAGAACTTTTAAAAGAATACCCCTCTTTGAAAAATAAAACAATTTTCCTATTTACAGGTGATATAAAAACAAACAGAAAGGGGGTGGAATTTTTAATTAAAGCCTTTAGAGATTTAAATGATGAAGCTTTTCTTTTAATAATTGGAAATGAAAAAAATTCCCCTTATCCTTATCTGGTAAAAAAATTAAACTTGGAAAATAAAATAAAATTCTTAGGATTTAAAAAAAATATCTCATTTTATTATAGAGCATCAGATTTTTTTATCTTCCCGAGCCTTTATGATCCCTGTCCCATAGTAGTGTTTGAAGCCATGAAAAGTCTTACACCCTGTATTGTTTCTGATAAAAAATTTTGCGGAAGCGCTGAAATAATTGAAAATGAAAAAGAAGGTTTTATAATAAAGAATCCTTTCAATACTCATGAAATAAAAGAGAAAATTTTAAAGGCAATAAAAAATAAAGAAAAAATAAAAGAAATGGAAAAAAATATAAAAGAAAAAATAAAAAAAGTATATTTTGAAAATATTTTTAAAAAATATGAGGAAATTTATTACAATTTACTTTCTTAA
- the rplR gene encoding 50S ribosomal protein L18 encodes MDVKEKILRRKRRHKRVRKKVIGTPERPRLCVYKSRKHIYAQIIIDPPFGPSKVLTGASDLSPEIRDEIKNIKGKVKKAFLVGKLIAEKAKKLSITKVVFDRAGYKYHGRVKALADGAREGGLEF; translated from the coding sequence ATGGATGTAAAAGAAAAAATATTAAGACGAAAAAGAAGACATAAAAGAGTTAGAAAAAAAGTAATTGGGACACCTGAAAGACCAAGATTATGTGTTTATAAATCAAGAAAACATATATATGCACAGATTATAATTGATCCACCTTTTGGACCCTCAAAAGTATTAACAGGAGCCTCTGACCTTTCACCTGAAATAAGAGATGAAATTAAAAACATTAAGGGTAAAGTTAAAAAAGCTTTTTTAGTAGGTAAATTAATTGCAGAAAAGGCAAAAAAACTTTCTATTACAAAAGTTGTTTTTGATAGAGCCGGTTACAAATACCATGGAAGAGTAAAAGCACTTGCTGATGGAGCAAGAGAAGGAGGACTTGAGTTTTAA
- the rplF gene encoding 50S ribosomal protein L6, producing the protein MSKIGKKPILIPKGVEVNLTGNILKVKGPKGELKQVIHESVEVEIKDGEIRVKRKKDEKIAKAMHGTTRSLINNMIKGVTEGYVKELLVVGAGYKADLKGKELILDVGYAEPKKYIIPEGIKAEVKREGQNIKIRIEGIDKQKVGQVAAEIRRIREPDPYKGKGIRYLDEVIRLKPGKAGAAK; encoded by the coding sequence ATGAGTAAAATAGGGAAAAAACCGATTTTAATACCGAAAGGTGTTGAGGTTAATTTAACCGGTAATATATTAAAAGTAAAAGGTCCTAAAGGAGAACTTAAGCAAGTTATACACGAAAGTGTTGAAGTGGAGATAAAGGATGGAGAGATCAGGGTAAAAAGAAAAAAGGATGAAAAAATTGCTAAGGCAATGCACGGAACAACAAGGTCACTGATAAATAACATGATTAAAGGTGTTACAGAAGGATACGTTAAGGAACTTCTTGTCGTGGGTGCTGGTTATAAGGCAGATTTAAAAGGAAAGGAACTCATACTTGATGTTGGTTATGCTGAACCCAAGAAATATATAATTCCTGAGGGAATCAAAGCAGAAGTAAAAAGAGAAGGACAAAATATAAAAATAAGAATTGAAGGAATTGATAAGCAGAAAGTGGGACAGGTAGCTGCAGAAATCAGAAGAATAAGGGAACCGGATCCTTATAAAGGTAAAGGTATAAGATATTTAGATGAAGTAATAAGGCTCAAACCCGGAAAAGCAGGAGCGGCAAAATAA
- the rpsH gene encoding 30S ribosomal protein S8, giving the protein MVNDSISDMLIRIKNALMRKKDKVRVSYSKLLERVAELMKREGFINDYEIKGEGVKKELIIQLKYDEEGNPLITDVKRVSKPGRRIYVKKDNIPWVNNGMGIAILSTSKGIMTDREARRLKIGGELLCEVW; this is encoded by the coding sequence ATGGTTAATGATAGCATTTCTGATATGCTTATAAGAATTAAAAATGCACTAATGAGAAAAAAAGATAAAGTTAGAGTGAGTTATTCAAAATTACTTGAAAGGGTAGCGGAATTAATGAAAAGGGAAGGATTTATTAATGATTATGAAATTAAGGGTGAAGGTGTTAAAAAAGAATTAATAATACAATTGAAATACGATGAAGAGGGTAATCCATTAATTACTGATGTCAAAAGAGTTTCAAAACCTGGAAGGAGAATTTATGTAAAAAAGGACAATATTCCCTGGGTTAATAATGGAATGGGCATTGCAATTTTGTCCACTTCAAAAGGAATAATGACAGACAGAGAAGCAAGAAGATTAAAAATTGGTGGTGAACTTTTATGTGAGGTATGGTAA
- a CDS encoding type Z 30S ribosomal protein S14: MARKAKVMRWLMYEPKFKVRYRNRCKICGRPRGYLRKFGICRICFRELAVQGLIPGVKKASW, from the coding sequence GTGGCAAGAAAGGCTAAAGTTATGCGATGGCTTATGTATGAACCAAAATTTAAAGTAAGGTACAGAAACAGATGCAAAATTTGTGGAAGACCAAGAGGATACCTGCGGAAATTCGGTATTTGCAGAATATGCTTCAGAGAATTAGCAGTTCAGGGTTTAATTCCCGGTGTAAAAAAGGCAAGCTGGTAA
- the rplE gene encoding 50S ribosomal protein L5, whose translation MARLLEHYKKNVVPKLMKEFKYKNPFEVPRIEKVVVNVGYGEAVNDPKLIEIIQKEVANITGQWPSIRRAKKHVATYKLRKGMPIGVKVTLRGKRAYEFIDRTITFALPRVRDFRGLKRNSFDGRGNYNFGLEEYIVFPEVDIDKVKVNFGMDIAIVTTAKTDYEALRLLEELGFPFERKKEVKSGKKG comes from the coding sequence ATGGCAAGATTACTTGAACATTATAAAAAAAATGTGGTTCCAAAGCTAATGAAGGAATTCAAATATAAAAATCCCTTTGAAGTTCCCAGAATTGAAAAAGTAGTTGTTAATGTAGGATATGGTGAAGCAGTAAATGACCCAAAATTAATAGAGATAATTCAGAAGGAAGTTGCTAATATTACAGGACAATGGCCGAGTATAAGAAGAGCCAAAAAACACGTTGCAACCTATAAGTTGAGAAAAGGAATGCCCATAGGAGTTAAGGTAACATTAAGAGGAAAAAGGGCTTATGAATTCATTGACAGAACAATAACATTTGCCTTACCCAGGGTAAGAGATTTTAGAGGTTTAAAAAGAAATTCATTTGATGGAAGAGGAAACTACAATTTTGGGCTTGAGGAATATATAGTTTTCCCAGAGGTAGATATAGATAAGGTAAAAGTAAATTTCGGTATGGATATTGCAATAGTAACAACAGCAAAAACTGACTATGAGGCATTAAGGCTTTTGGAGGAACTGGGATTTCCTTTTGAAAGAAAAAAGGAGGTAAAAAGTGGCAAGAAAGGCTAA
- the rplX gene encoding 50S ribosomal protein L24 → MARKIKKGDQVMVISGDDRGKIGKVIKVLPEKERVIVEGVNIVKRHRRFISADRPHGIVEMPAPIHISNVSLLCPNCGKKTRVGFRFEGEKKVRYCKKCNETIDKM, encoded by the coding sequence ATGGCAAGGAAGATCAAAAAGGGCGACCAAGTTATGGTTATATCTGGAGACGATAGAGGGAAAATTGGTAAAGTTATTAAGGTTTTACCGGAAAAAGAAAGAGTAATAGTGGAGGGTGTAAATATAGTAAAAAGGCATAGAAGGTTTATAAGTGCTGATAGGCCCCATGGTATAGTTGAAATGCCTGCACCCATTCATATATCAAATGTCTCACTTTTATGCCCCAATTGTGGAAAAAAAACAAGAGTGGGATTTAGGTTTGAAGGAGAAAAAAAAGTGAGATACTGTAAAAAATGTAATGAAACAATTGATAAGATGTGA
- the rplN gene encoding 50S ribosomal protein L14 has protein sequence MIQQQSRLKVADNTGALEVMVIRVLGGSSRKYGTVGDICRATVKKIGTGSQIKEGEKVWVVIVRTKKEINRKDGSTIRFDDNAAVIIDPSGEPKGTRVFGPVARELREKRFMKIVSLAPEVW, from the coding sequence ATGATACAGCAGCAATCAAGACTTAAAGTTGCTGACAATACAGGTGCTCTTGAAGTAATGGTAATTAGAGTTCTTGGCGGGAGTTCAAGAAAATATGGCACTGTAGGAGATATATGCAGAGCAACTGTCAAAAAAATAGGTACAGGCTCACAGATAAAGGAAGGTGAAAAGGTTTGGGTTGTAATTGTTAGAACAAAAAAAGAAATAAACAGAAAAGATGGTTCAACAATAAGATTTGATGATAATGCAGCAGTTATTATTGATCCGAGTGGGGAGCCAAAGGGAACAAGAGTCTTTGGTCCAGTAGCAAGAGAACTAAGGGAAAAGAGATTTATGAAAATTGTTTCTCTTGCTCCGGAGGTATGGTAA
- the rpsQ gene encoding 30S ribosomal protein S17 translates to MKGKRKEFTGIVVSDKMDKTVVVLVERRVRHPLYKKEIKKRKKFYAHDEKNECKIGDKVRIMETRPLSKLKRWRVVEIIERAPGFEEEGGEK, encoded by the coding sequence ATGAAAGGAAAAAGGAAGGAATTTACCGGTATAGTTGTTTCTGATAAAATGGATAAAACCGTCGTTGTGCTTGTAGAAAGACGGGTGAGGCATCCCTTGTATAAAAAAGAAATAAAGAAAAGGAAAAAATTCTATGCTCATGATGAAAAAAATGAATGTAAAATAGGAGATAAGGTAAGAATTATGGAAACAAGACCGCTTTCAAAATTGAAAAGATGGAGAGTTGTTGAAATAATTGAAAGGGCACCAGGATTTGAGGAAGAAGGAGGAGAAAAATGA
- a CDS encoding pilus assembly protein N-terminal domain-containing protein, with protein sequence MILKLFIVSYLVLFEGYSKLFKFVRPVKSVAIGNPDILGMRLLSDREVLLNALKEGVTNMIIFTDRGTQEIECVIKKRDPLQFYKPKTLRTDVWVLEVERNVNSDYGWDWLKQLGFSEYKIPETFPLDIGPIKRTTNLSSTLNFLEEKGILKILSNPSLVVLEDKTSEFLSGGEIPVVIAQALGTATIEWKEYGVKLKISGKLDDEGYIILNLEPEISDLDYANAVTFQGYVIPAIRKNNAKVEVKLLPGESILIGGLKRKNVQEFRSYLPILGKIPLLGKLLFSRVTRNDVIKDVVFIVTPYVLPYERGAAQIHIFKGTKTKEFYIPTKIIDGNTYFELSDLFKKELDIWYKWIEEGKLAEINFGKRKSFLSVEKSTLEIDGVAFPLQPEVKILDKVLFVPFSFFETIGLSGFWDAYTNDFYVLETLKEKE encoded by the coding sequence ATGATTTTAAAACTGTTTATTGTTTCATATCTCGTATTATTTGAGGGATATTCAAAACTTTTTAAGTTTGTGAGACCCGTTAAAAGTGTTGCTATCGGCAATCCTGATATTTTGGGAATGAGACTCCTTTCTGACCGTGAGGTTTTACTGAATGCTCTGAAGGAAGGTGTAACAAATATGATTATTTTTACAGATAGAGGAACTCAGGAAATAGAATGTGTAATTAAAAAAAGAGATCCCCTCCAATTTTATAAACCTAAAACTTTGAGGACTGATGTTTGGGTTCTTGAAGTGGAAAGAAATGTTAATTCAGATTATGGATGGGACTGGCTAAAGCAACTCGGATTTTCAGAATATAAAATTCCAGAAACTTTTCCTCTTGATATTGGACCCATAAAGAGAACAACTAATTTATCAAGTACACTTAATTTTCTTGAGGAAAAGGGTATATTGAAAATTTTATCAAATCCATCCCTTGTGGTTCTTGAAGACAAAACCTCAGAATTTCTGAGTGGAGGAGAGATACCTGTGGTTATAGCACAGGCACTTGGAACTGCTACTATTGAATGGAAAGAATACGGTGTAAAACTTAAAATTTCAGGTAAACTTGATGATGAAGGTTATATAATATTAAATTTGGAACCAGAAATTTCTGATCTTGATTATGCAAATGCTGTTACTTTTCAAGGTTATGTTATACCTGCTATAAGAAAGAATAATGCAAAAGTTGAAGTTAAACTCTTACCAGGTGAGAGTATTCTGATAGGGGGGTTAAAAAGGAAAAATGTTCAGGAATTTAGAAGTTATTTGCCAATCCTCGGTAAAATTCCTTTACTCGGGAAGCTACTATTTTCAAGGGTTACTCGTAATGATGTTATAAAGGATGTGGTTTTTATTGTCACGCCTTATGTATTACCCTATGAAAGAGGAGCAGCACAGATTCATATTTTTAAAGGGACAAAAACAAAGGAATTTTATATTCCTACAAAAATTATTGATGGTAATACCTATTTTGAACTTTCAGATTTATTTAAAAAAGAACTTGATATATGGTATAAATGGATAGAGGAAGGAAAGTTAGCTGAAATAAATTTTGGTAAAAGAAAATCTTTTCTTTCAGTTGAAAAGTCAACTCTTGAAATAGATGGGGTTGCTTTTCCGCTTCAGCCTGAGGTGAAAATTCTTGATAAGGTTTTATTTGTTCCCTTTTCCTTTTTTGAAACAATTGGTTTATCAGGTTTCTGGGACGCTTACACAAATGATTTCTATGTTCTTGAAACCTTGAAAGAAAAAGAGTAG